A window of Panicum virgatum strain AP13 chromosome 8K, P.virgatum_v5, whole genome shotgun sequence contains these coding sequences:
- the LOC120644652 gene encoding 7-methyl-GTP pyrophosphatase-like has product MPPYRIPSLLRLRIAAAALCCQQRRPGIPGTPPTPTRRPCFPRLAARMSPMATASSSPSSPQPFKLILGSSSVARKHILEEMGLEFQVMTADIDEKSIRRENPDDLVMVLAEAKADAVMSRLNIADYQKEGSQPTLLITSDIVVVHEGIIREKPTTKEEARQFLKGYSGGHVSTVGSVVVTNLTTGKRLGSLDKAEVYFHDIPDEVIENLIDEGVVFRVAGGLLLEHPLTLPFVEAVVGSSDSVMGLSKEIAKKLIHDALSA; this is encoded by the exons ATGCCGCCGTACCGTATCCCATCCCTGCTCCGGCTTCGGATTGCGGCGGCCGCACTCTGCTGCCAGCAGCGCCGCCCCGGTATTCCCGGGaccccgccgacgccgacgcggcgCCCCTGCTtcccccgcctcgccgcgcgcatgAGCCCCATGGCGACGGCCTCGTCCTCGCCCTCCAGCCCGCAGCCCTTCAAG CTGATCCTGGGGTCGTCGTCGGTGGCGCGGAAGCACATCCTCGAGGAGATGGGGCTCGAGTTCCAAGTCATG ACTGCGGACATCGACGAGAAGAGCATCAGGCGGGAGAATCCTGACGACCTGGTGATGGTTCTTGCCGAGGCCAAG GCTGATGCTGTCATGTCCAGATTGAACATTGCTGATTACCAGAAAGAAGGCAGTCAACCAACACTCCTGATCACTTCAGACATA GTGGTCGTCCATGAAGGAATTATTAGGGAAAAGCCAACCACCAAAGAAGAAGCACGCCAATTCCTGAAAG GTTATTCCGGTGGTCATGTGTCAACTGTTGGGTCTGTAGTTGTAACTAATCTTACAACTGGGAAGAGACTTGGAAGTTTGGACAAAGCTGAG GTTTATTTCCACGATATACCAGATGAGGTCATTGAGAACTTG ATCGATGAGGGAGTAGTATTTCGGGTTGCAGGTGGCTTGCTGCTTGAACATCCATTGACACTGCCATTCGTTGAAGCAGTG GTTGGTTCTAGCGACAGCGTTATGGGTCTCTCAAAGGAAATCGCAAAAAAGCTAATTCACGATGCACTGTCTGCTTAG
- the LOC120644650 gene encoding phosphatidate cytidylyltransferase, mitochondrial-like isoform X3: MHAAAEEERAAELAGPLRDLLPPVDFCCAYGSTLLHARPDRTSMVDYILGVADPLQWHSENLERNPAHYSRWMRCLGSGAITGLADRVGVGVYFNPFVEWRDKRIKYGVVRMKDLAMDVLTWDRFYLSGRLQKPVHVLVDNWDIRKLNTINLEMATSASLLLLPEEFTEYDLYAQICSLSYMGDLRMLFAEDKNKEYIAEGPLKRSSHGQQKTFWQDCSPSTTNELFSVLPWTIQRQMQGRYGLPGKEMSTCTVVPSKDMAANCVRRALRRRVMVSSARQAISGLLASGGAVAAQYLGKKMAKAWQSRTA, encoded by the exons atgcacgcggcggcggaggaggagagggcggcggaGCTGGCCGGCCCGCTCCGCGACCTCCTCCCGCCGGTGGACTTCTGCTGCGCGTACGGCTCCACACTCCTCCACGCGCGCCCCGACAGGACGTCCATGGTCGACTACATCCTCGGCGTCGCCGACCCCCTCCAGTGGCACTCCGAG AACCTGGAGAGGAACCCTGCGCACTACTCCCGCTGGATGCGGTGCCTGGGTTCCGGCGCC ATCACTGGGCTGGCGGACCGCGTCGGTGTCGGGGTGTACTTCAACCCGTTCGTGGAGTGGAGAGACAAG AGGATAAAGTACGGGGTGGTGAGGATGAAGGACCTGGCCATGGATGTCTTGACCTGGGACAGGTTCTACCTCAGTGGCCGGCTGCAGAAACCG GTTCATGTTCTTGTTGATAACTGGGATATAAGGAAACTTAACACAATAAATCTTGAAATGGCAACTTCAGCTTCTTTACTCCTTTTACCAGAAGAGTTCACTGAG TATGACCTATATGCTCAAATCTGTAGCCTATCATATATGGGTGATTTGAGAATGCTGTTTGCAGAAGACAAAAACAAG GAGTATATTGCTGAAGGGCCACTGAAGAGATCATCCCATGGACAACAGAAGACTTTCTGGCAG GATTGTAGTCCATCTACAACAAATGAACTGTTCTCTGTTCTCCCGTGGACAATCCAAAGGCAAATGCAAGGAAGATATGGATTGCCTGGTAAAG AAATGTCAACATGCACTGTAGTCCCTTCAAAGGACATGGCAGCAAACTGTGTGCGAAGGGCCCTGAGGCGTCGGGTAATGGTTTCAAGCGCACGTCAAGCAATTTCTGGGCTGCTTGCCTCTGGTGGTGCGGTTGCTGCTCAATACCTGGGGAAGAAGATGGCCAAGGCCTGGCAATCTAGAACAGCTTAA
- the LOC120644650 gene encoding phosphatidate cytidylyltransferase, mitochondrial-like isoform X2 — MHAAAEEERAAELAGPLRDLLPPVDFCCAYGSTLLHARPDRTSMVDYILGVADPLQWHSENLERNPAHYSRWMRCLGSGAITGLADRVGVGVYFNPFVEWRDKRIKYGVVRMKDLAMDVLTWDRFYLSGRLQKPVHVLVDNWDIRKLNTINLEMATSASLLLLPEEFTEYDLYAQICSLSYMGDLRMLFAEDKNKVKKIVEGSFQSFQSMYRPLLQEYIAEGPLKRSSHGQQKTFWQDCSPSTTNELFSVLPWTIQRQMQGRYGLPEMSTCTVVPSKDMAANCVRRALRRRVMVSSARQAISGLLASGGAVAAQYLGKKMAKAWQSRTA, encoded by the exons atgcacgcggcggcggaggaggagagggcggcggaGCTGGCCGGCCCGCTCCGCGACCTCCTCCCGCCGGTGGACTTCTGCTGCGCGTACGGCTCCACACTCCTCCACGCGCGCCCCGACAGGACGTCCATGGTCGACTACATCCTCGGCGTCGCCGACCCCCTCCAGTGGCACTCCGAG AACCTGGAGAGGAACCCTGCGCACTACTCCCGCTGGATGCGGTGCCTGGGTTCCGGCGCC ATCACTGGGCTGGCGGACCGCGTCGGTGTCGGGGTGTACTTCAACCCGTTCGTGGAGTGGAGAGACAAG AGGATAAAGTACGGGGTGGTGAGGATGAAGGACCTGGCCATGGATGTCTTGACCTGGGACAGGTTCTACCTCAGTGGCCGGCTGCAGAAACCG GTTCATGTTCTTGTTGATAACTGGGATATAAGGAAACTTAACACAATAAATCTTGAAATGGCAACTTCAGCTTCTTTACTCCTTTTACCAGAAGAGTTCACTGAG TATGACCTATATGCTCAAATCTGTAGCCTATCATATATGGGTGATTTGAGAATGCTGTTTGCAGAAGACAAAAACAAG GTGAAGAAGATTGTTGAGGGTAGTTTCCAGTCATTTCAATCAATGTACAGACCCCTCTTGCAGGAGTATATTGCTGAAGGGCCACTGAAGAGATCATCCCATGGACAACAGAAGACTTTCTGGCAG GATTGTAGTCCATCTACAACAAATGAACTGTTCTCTGTTCTCCCGTGGACAATCCAAAGGCAAATGCAAGGAAGATATGGATTGCCTG AAATGTCAACATGCACTGTAGTCCCTTCAAAGGACATGGCAGCAAACTGTGTGCGAAGGGCCCTGAGGCGTCGGGTAATGGTTTCAAGCGCACGTCAAGCAATTTCTGGGCTGCTTGCCTCTGGTGGTGCGGTTGCTGCTCAATACCTGGGGAAGAAGATGGCCAAGGCCTGGCAATCTAGAACAGCTTAA
- the LOC120644650 gene encoding phosphatidate cytidylyltransferase, mitochondrial-like isoform X1 — MHAAAEEERAAELAGPLRDLLPPVDFCCAYGSTLLHARPDRTSMVDYILGVADPLQWHSENLERNPAHYSRWMRCLGSGAITGLADRVGVGVYFNPFVEWRDKRIKYGVVRMKDLAMDVLTWDRFYLSGRLQKPVHVLVDNWDIRKLNTINLEMATSASLLLLPEEFTEYDLYAQICSLSYMGDLRMLFAEDKNKVKKIVEGSFQSFQSMYRPLLQEYIAEGPLKRSSHGQQKTFWQDCSPSTTNELFSVLPWTIQRQMQGRYGLPGKEMSTCTVVPSKDMAANCVRRALRRRVMVSSARQAISGLLASGGAVAAQYLGKKMAKAWQSRTA; from the exons atgcacgcggcggcggaggaggagagggcggcggaGCTGGCCGGCCCGCTCCGCGACCTCCTCCCGCCGGTGGACTTCTGCTGCGCGTACGGCTCCACACTCCTCCACGCGCGCCCCGACAGGACGTCCATGGTCGACTACATCCTCGGCGTCGCCGACCCCCTCCAGTGGCACTCCGAG AACCTGGAGAGGAACCCTGCGCACTACTCCCGCTGGATGCGGTGCCTGGGTTCCGGCGCC ATCACTGGGCTGGCGGACCGCGTCGGTGTCGGGGTGTACTTCAACCCGTTCGTGGAGTGGAGAGACAAG AGGATAAAGTACGGGGTGGTGAGGATGAAGGACCTGGCCATGGATGTCTTGACCTGGGACAGGTTCTACCTCAGTGGCCGGCTGCAGAAACCG GTTCATGTTCTTGTTGATAACTGGGATATAAGGAAACTTAACACAATAAATCTTGAAATGGCAACTTCAGCTTCTTTACTCCTTTTACCAGAAGAGTTCACTGAG TATGACCTATATGCTCAAATCTGTAGCCTATCATATATGGGTGATTTGAGAATGCTGTTTGCAGAAGACAAAAACAAG GTGAAGAAGATTGTTGAGGGTAGTTTCCAGTCATTTCAATCAATGTACAGACCCCTCTTGCAGGAGTATATTGCTGAAGGGCCACTGAAGAGATCATCCCATGGACAACAGAAGACTTTCTGGCAG GATTGTAGTCCATCTACAACAAATGAACTGTTCTCTGTTCTCCCGTGGACAATCCAAAGGCAAATGCAAGGAAGATATGGATTGCCTGGTAAAG AAATGTCAACATGCACTGTAGTCCCTTCAAAGGACATGGCAGCAAACTGTGTGCGAAGGGCCCTGAGGCGTCGGGTAATGGTTTCAAGCGCACGTCAAGCAATTTCTGGGCTGCTTGCCTCTGGTGGTGCGGTTGCTGCTCAATACCTGGGGAAGAAGATGGCCAAGGCCTGGCAATCTAGAACAGCTTAA